One bacterium genomic window, ATTGGGATGTACCAGTCCGCAGGGCAGGAGTTCCAGCCATCCTTCATGCTTACATGACGGGCATCCCTCGCCGCCGCAGATAAGACATTTTATATCGAGCTCAAAACCGGGCTCGACGAACGGGAAATACCCGGGCCTGAGCCTTGTTTCAATTTTGCGG contains:
- a CDS encoding phenylalanine--tRNA ligase subunit alpha is translated as RKIETRLRPGYFPFVEPGFELDIKCLICGGEGCPSCKHEGWLELLPCGLVHPNVLRHGGVDPEEWSGFAFGLGLTRLAMMKYGIPNIRLFNSGDIRVLEQFPASV